A window from Opitutales bacterium encodes these proteins:
- a CDS encoding cupin domain-containing protein: protein MIKQTAAPVIETPLGEKIYELLGHETGADAPKHSIARVKIVPGGMSLRHYHPVVEESYWITAGNGTLEVGEETMEVAAGDMIQIPIGSPHKISNTGSEVLEMTVCCAPAWTPDCSVFLEGPDA from the coding sequence ATGATAAAACAAACTGCAGCACCTGTCATTGAAACGCCTCTCGGGGAGAAAATCTATGAGCTTTTGGGCCACGAGACTGGAGCGGATGCTCCAAAACACTCAATTGCCCGCGTTAAGATCGTGCCCGGTGGCATGTCTCTGCGTCATTACCATCCAGTGGTCGAGGAAAGCTACTGGATCACCGCGGGGAATGGGACTCTGGAAGTCGGGGAGGAGACCATGGAGGTCGCCGCGGGCGATATGATTCAAATCCCTATCGGGTCACCGCACAAAATTTCCAATACCGGAAGTGAAGTGTTGGAGATGACGGTCTGTTGTGCACCCGCCTGGACACCCGATTGCAGTGTCTTTTTAGAGGGACCCGACGCGTGA
- a CDS encoding DUF2834 domain-containing protein — MRAFYVILCVLGVILPYSVIVPWSLEQGVNLAQFWSELTANRISIFAWLDVSLAAVVLVAFIITEGRRLGMTRLWLPIASIFTVGVCLGFPLFLLMRHKYVSQEMNLAREI, encoded by the coding sequence GTGAGGGCATTCTACGTCATACTGTGTGTCCTGGGGGTGATTCTGCCTTACTCGGTTATCGTGCCCTGGTCACTTGAGCAGGGCGTCAATTTGGCGCAATTTTGGTCAGAGCTTACTGCGAACAGGATCAGTATCTTCGCGTGGCTTGATGTTTCCTTAGCTGCGGTGGTCTTAGTGGCGTTCATCATCACAGAGGGCCGCCGCCTCGGAATGACTCGACTCTGGCTACCCATCGCCAGCATCTTTACTGTCGGCGTCTGTTTGGGCTTCCCACTCTTTCTGCTCATGAGGCATAAGTATGTGTCTCAAGAAATGAATTTAGCCCGTGAAATTTGA